Proteins from a genomic interval of Stenotrophomonas sp. 24(2023):
- a CDS encoding glycoside hydrolase family 9 protein, whose product MTLLSQSRRTRLHLSALALALSAAGSAHAAAPHTATAKVSVHLPTAPLLVQINQVALERTGPKRAIVEYAGQGSGGTYTVLRDGTPLAQGTLQPLPAFSEWGKGKQYYSVDFSSADQAGRYQVDVRIGSRQASSAPVVVADNALFATTAKALLDYFHRSRHTDPADRSVRIFQTNRKVDVWGGWQDAGGDKGKYLSHLGYANHFNPQQASMAAWVLAYGADVRKARFSAQGLQAQVEDEAFWGADYLHRILDAQGYFYTTVFDQWGTPGAERMVTGYEGAAGTYTPLYRSAFRAGGGMAIAALARASLLARNSGRHGEFDGAQYLADAQRAYDHLRRFNAQYGADGKENIIDDYTALMALVELHHATGEQRYLDDARARATSLMARQTRDGGFISDGGQRPYYHAAEAGLPVISLVAYAAIEPDTQRQQRARAAVTSALAHELAITGSVANPYGYARQRFQLTTGGKASGPVLEGFFIPHRNETDYWWQGESARLASLSAAMTAGAGKPLSTAQAAYAQDQLDWTLGRNPYGMSMLYGFGAKNPPIVLESAGEMFVGGISNGITGAVGSDRGAGIAFAPGPNSEQWRWVEQWIPHTTWMLYAVMMAGEG is encoded by the coding sequence ATGACCCTTCTGTCGCAGTCCCGCAGGACCAGGCTCCACCTCAGCGCGCTGGCGCTGGCCCTGTCAGCCGCAGGCAGCGCCCATGCCGCCGCGCCGCACACCGCCACGGCCAAGGTTTCCGTTCACCTGCCCACCGCGCCGTTGCTGGTGCAGATCAACCAGGTGGCCCTGGAACGCACCGGCCCCAAGCGGGCCATCGTCGAATATGCCGGGCAGGGCAGCGGCGGTACCTATACCGTGCTGCGCGACGGCACGCCGCTCGCCCAGGGCACGCTGCAGCCGCTGCCGGCCTTCAGCGAATGGGGCAAGGGCAAGCAGTACTACAGCGTCGATTTTTCCAGCGCCGACCAGGCCGGCCGCTATCAGGTCGACGTGCGTATCGGCAGCCGGCAGGCCAGCTCCGCGCCGGTGGTGGTGGCTGACAATGCGCTGTTCGCCACCACGGCCAAGGCGCTGCTGGACTACTTCCACCGCAGCCGCCATACGGACCCGGCCGACCGCAGCGTGCGCATCTTCCAGACCAACCGCAAAGTCGATGTCTGGGGCGGCTGGCAGGATGCCGGTGGCGACAAGGGCAAGTACCTGTCCCACCTTGGCTACGCCAACCATTTCAATCCGCAGCAGGCGTCGATGGCGGCCTGGGTGCTGGCCTATGGCGCCGATGTGCGCAAGGCGCGGTTCAGTGCGCAGGGCCTGCAGGCCCAGGTGGAAGACGAAGCCTTCTGGGGCGCCGACTACCTGCACCGCATCCTCGATGCGCAGGGCTACTTCTATACCACCGTGTTCGACCAGTGGGGCACCCCGGGTGCCGAACGCATGGTGACCGGTTACGAAGGGGCGGCCGGTACCTACACGCCCCTGTACCGCTCGGCGTTCCGTGCCGGTGGCGGCATGGCCATCGCCGCGCTGGCCCGCGCCTCGCTGCTGGCCAGGAACAGTGGCCGCCATGGCGAATTCGACGGTGCGCAGTACCTGGCCGACGCACAGCGCGCCTACGATCACCTCCGCCGCTTCAACGCGCAGTACGGCGCCGATGGCAAGGAAAACATCATCGACGACTACACCGCACTGATGGCGCTGGTGGAGCTGCACCATGCCACCGGTGAGCAGCGCTACCTGGATGATGCGCGCGCGCGCGCGACCAGCCTGATGGCGCGGCAGACGCGCGATGGCGGCTTCATCAGCGATGGTGGGCAGCGGCCGTACTACCACGCCGCTGAAGCGGGCCTGCCGGTCATCAGCCTGGTGGCCTATGCCGCCATCGAACCAGACACACAACGCCAGCAGCGCGCCCGTGCGGCGGTCACCTCGGCGCTGGCCCACGAACTGGCCATCACCGGCAGCGTGGCCAACCCCTATGGCTACGCGCGCCAGCGCTTCCAGCTGACCACCGGCGGCAAGGCCAGCGGCCCGGTGCTGGAAGGCTTCTTCATTCCACACCGTAACGAAACCGACTACTGGTGGCAGGGTGAAAGCGCGCGCCTGGCCTCGCTCAGTGCAGCGATGACGGCCGGCGCCGGCAAGCCGCTGTCCACCGCGCAGGCCGCCTACGCACAGGACCAGCTGGACTGGACCCTGGGCCGCAACCCCTATGGCATGTCGATGCTGTACGGCTTCGGCGCGAAGAATCCGCCCATCGTGCTGGAAAGCGCCGGCGAGATGTTCGTCGGTGGCATCTCCAATGGCATCACCGGCGCGGTCGGCAGTGACCGCGGTGCGGGCATCGCCTTTGCCCCGGGCCCCAATTCGGAGCAGTGGCGCTGGGTGGAGCAGTGGATTCCGCACACCACCTGGATGCTGTACGCGGTGATGATGGCGGGCGAGGGCTGA
- a CDS encoding ROK family transcriptional regulator gives MNLGRGATQQSSAPYNRRLVLDFIRQHGAASRKDIQEKVSLSPQTVANITNELESIGLIVSRRQKDLKSRGQPPIAFEINPDAGQSIGISLEPGRASGALVNLVGSIDARCQVQLQGCDRAQLLAGLLELVATLRRQASSRLWGIGVALPGPLGDTELSFVGPTALEGWKDLSILDQLQEATGLPLFHSVDSVAGALGETLYGVARHLDNFFYLHLSMGLGGSLIVGRSTYRGADGNATEIGHVPVVPGGTPCYCGNQGCLERYLSLHSLAEALGLDDGQIRTADLLARLDDPDDQALQQWCTQAGQRLRDAVCMIENLLDPQTIVIGGSAPQKLVQRLVELAHPLHRSVRGRPVAELPRIMMSQREEDCSLLGAAVLPIHELLSPRLDVLQKDDPTDAPAELLGRRAALGGRRI, from the coding sequence ATGAACCTTGGCCGCGGCGCCACCCAGCAATCCAGCGCCCCCTACAACCGCCGCCTCGTGCTGGATTTCATCCGCCAGCACGGGGCCGCTTCGCGCAAGGACATCCAGGAAAAGGTGTCGCTGAGCCCGCAGACGGTGGCGAACATCACCAATGAACTGGAATCCATCGGCCTGATCGTGTCGCGCCGGCAGAAGGACCTCAAATCGCGCGGGCAGCCGCCGATCGCCTTCGAGATCAACCCCGACGCCGGGCAGTCGATCGGCATCAGCCTGGAACCCGGGCGCGCCAGCGGTGCGCTGGTGAACCTGGTCGGCAGCATCGATGCGCGCTGCCAGGTGCAGCTGCAGGGGTGCGACCGTGCCCAGCTGCTGGCCGGCCTGCTGGAACTGGTGGCCACGCTGCGCCGCCAGGCCAGCTCGCGCCTGTGGGGCATCGGCGTTGCCCTGCCCGGCCCGCTGGGCGACACCGAACTGAGCTTCGTCGGCCCCACCGCGCTGGAAGGCTGGAAGGACCTGTCCATCCTGGACCAGCTGCAGGAAGCCACCGGGCTGCCCCTGTTCCACAGCGTGGACAGCGTGGCCGGCGCGCTGGGCGAAACGCTGTACGGCGTGGCCCGGCACCTGGACAACTTCTTCTACCTGCACCTGAGCATGGGCCTGGGCGGTTCGCTGATCGTCGGCCGCAGCACCTACCGCGGTGCCGATGGCAATGCCACCGAGATCGGCCACGTGCCGGTGGTGCCGGGCGGAACGCCCTGCTATTGCGGCAACCAGGGCTGCCTGGAGCGCTACCTTTCGCTGCATTCGCTGGCCGAAGCGCTCGGCCTGGACGATGGCCAGATCCGCACGGCGGACCTGCTGGCACGCCTGGACGATCCGGACGACCAGGCGCTGCAGCAGTGGTGCACCCAGGCCGGCCAGCGCCTGCGCGATGCGGTGTGCATGATCGAGAACCTGCTTGACCCGCAGACGATCGTCATCGGGGGCTCGGCCCCGCAGAAGCTGGTACAGCGCCTGGTCGAACTGGCCCACCCGCTGCACCGTTCGGTACGTGGGCGGCCGGTGGCCGAGCTGCCACGCATCATGATGTCCCAGCGCGAAGAGGACTGTTCGTTGCTGGGGGCGGCGGTACTGCCGATCCACGAACTGCTGTCGCCGCGGCTGGATGTGCTGCAGAAAGACGACCCGACCGACGCCCCGGCCGAGCTGCTGGGCCGCCGCGCGGCACTGGGAGGCCGCCGTATTTAA
- a CDS encoding carbohydrate kinase family protein, which produces MSNDQPQFSIVGDVSVDLVLGTLDAWPRIGTEQLMPRSELRAGGSAANSALAARHLGLSPRLIGAIGGDDLAQWLQLQLAGIAVDLQTCSSDTTLSVGLLHADGERTFFTSYGHLQHLSPQFVQAHLPPATPGSIALFTAPFLLPGLRERYSALLAYAATQGYQIALDTGWPPEGWTPQVLEEVEGWLAQCDHLMVNELEVMSLAGSQDLTVAVNRVARLLKPGARLIVKLGAAGALGHADGQSTHYATEVANDIFDTVGAGDSFNTGYLAACLNQAGLRDALAAGCRTAAAVLQRFPRKRIAAGELAHCLLPSS; this is translated from the coding sequence ATGAGCAACGATCAGCCCCAGTTCAGTATTGTTGGTGACGTCAGCGTGGACCTTGTCCTGGGCACGCTCGACGCCTGGCCCCGCATCGGCACCGAGCAGTTGATGCCCCGCAGCGAGCTGCGCGCCGGCGGCTCGGCCGCCAACTCCGCGTTGGCCGCACGCCACCTGGGCCTGAGCCCGCGCCTGATCGGCGCGATCGGTGGCGATGACCTGGCCCAGTGGCTGCAGCTGCAGCTGGCCGGCATCGCCGTGGACCTGCAGACCTGCAGCAGCGACACCACCCTGTCGGTCGGCCTGCTGCATGCCGACGGCGAGCGCACCTTCTTCACCAGCTACGGCCACCTGCAGCACCTGTCGCCGCAGTTCGTGCAGGCGCACCTGCCGCCGGCCACGCCCGGCAGCATTGCCCTGTTCACCGCCCCCTTCCTGCTGCCGGGCCTGCGCGAACGCTACAGCGCGCTGCTGGCCTATGCCGCCACGCAGGGCTACCAGATCGCCCTGGATACCGGCTGGCCGCCGGAGGGCTGGACACCACAAGTGCTGGAGGAAGTGGAAGGCTGGCTGGCCCAGTGCGACCACCTGATGGTCAACGAGCTGGAAGTGATGAGCCTTGCCGGCAGCCAGGACCTGACAGTGGCGGTCAACCGCGTGGCCCGGCTGCTCAAGCCCGGCGCCCGCCTGATCGTGAAGCTGGGGGCGGCCGGCGCCCTGGGCCATGCCGATGGCCAGAGCACGCATTACGCCACCGAAGTAGCCAACGACATCTTCGACACCGTGGGTGCGGGGGACAGCTTCAACACCGGCTACCTGGCCGCCTGCCTCAACCAGGCCGGGCTGCGCGATGCGCTGGCCGCCGGCTGCCGCACCGCCGCTGCTGTCCTGCAGCGCTTCCCGCGCAAGCGCATCGCGGCGGGCGAGCTGGCCCACTGCCTGCTGCCGTCTTCCTGA
- a CDS encoding MFS transporter — MTHRPLIICYILLIWFAISFITNLIGPLMPIAIADFQLSLTMAGFMPFSFFLAYGLISIPGGMLIEIRGTRFTLFVAFALNLLGALAIAVMPGYVSVVAGLFVIGLGMALLQVVINPLMRTVGGEQHFAFFSVMAQLVFGLASFLSPLAFRAYMQRPGVEGQPLAWLAFYWFFGAAFVLLALLNSRLPLPAVELKDDERAGTLTTYRSLLRRRDVRLFFLAIVAYVGTEQSIANWMSQFLHSYHGLSATEQGAIAVSRFWGLMALGCLTGLGLLKLIDSRLVLALFSLLALACLALALFAPAAVSLAAFPAAGFFLSVMFSVIFSLALNSVREHHGAFSGILCSGILGGAIVPLLIGMAGDHWGLRAALSLVFIPLLYILSVSVWARPLVRNQTLHSGRQTPAAP, encoded by the coding sequence ATGACCCATCGGCCGTTGATCATCTGTTACATCCTGCTGATCTGGTTCGCGATCTCCTTCATCACCAACCTGATCGGGCCGTTGATGCCCATCGCCATCGCCGATTTCCAGCTGAGCCTGACGATGGCCGGTTTCATGCCGTTCTCGTTCTTCCTGGCCTATGGCCTGATCTCGATTCCCGGCGGCATGCTGATCGAGATCCGCGGCACCCGCTTCACCCTGTTCGTGGCCTTCGCGCTGAACCTCCTCGGCGCATTGGCGATTGCCGTGATGCCGGGCTATGTCTCGGTGGTGGCTGGCCTGTTCGTGATCGGCCTGGGCATGGCGCTGCTGCAGGTGGTGATCAACCCGTTGATGCGCACGGTCGGGGGCGAGCAGCACTTCGCGTTCTTTTCGGTGATGGCGCAGCTGGTGTTCGGCCTGGCCTCGTTCCTGAGCCCGTTGGCATTCCGCGCCTACATGCAGCGCCCGGGCGTGGAGGGCCAGCCGCTGGCCTGGCTGGCGTTCTACTGGTTCTTCGGGGCGGCATTCGTGCTGCTGGCGCTGCTCAACAGCCGGTTGCCGTTGCCGGCCGTTGAACTGAAGGACGATGAGCGCGCCGGCACACTGACCACCTACCGCAGCCTGCTGCGCCGCCGCGATGTGCGCCTGTTCTTCCTGGCCATCGTGGCCTACGTGGGCACCGAGCAGTCCATCGCCAACTGGATGTCGCAGTTCCTGCACAGCTACCACGGGCTGTCGGCCACCGAACAGGGCGCCATCGCCGTCAGCCGTTTCTGGGGGCTGATGGCACTGGGCTGCCTGACCGGGCTGGGCCTGTTGAAGCTGATCGATTCGCGCCTGGTGCTGGCGCTGTTCTCCCTGCTCGCCCTCGCCTGCCTGGCGTTGGCCTTGTTTGCGCCTGCAGCGGTCTCTCTGGCTGCGTTTCCCGCTGCAGGCTTCTTCTTGTCGGTGATGTTCTCGGTGATCTTCTCGCTGGCGCTGAACTCGGTGCGCGAGCACCACGGTGCGTTCTCGGGAATCCTGTGCAGCGGCATTCTCGGCGGCGCCATCGTGCCGCTGCTGATCGGCATGGCCGGCGACCACTGGGGGCTGCGTGCCGCCCTGTCGCTGGTCTTCATTCCGCTGCTCTACATCCTCAGCGTCAGCGTCTGGGCCAGGCCGCTGGTCCGCAACCAGACCCTGCATTCCGGCAGACAGACCCCCGCTGCGCCCTGA
- a CDS encoding TonB-dependent receptor has translation MKKHPRAVRPTGIAAAVAAVLLSCTALPALAQATAQEDAPKPGKDAAHTTLDTVRVSATRVESDLLKTPVTVTAVTQEALTRQGIRDVRGLSGSMPNLQIASGPDSGVQVSIRGIGANNFTEIGDPAVGLHVAGLYSPRPQGALALMFDVDQVEVLRGPQGTLFGRNSTGGSINIIPAKPRFDSTFGSTELEVGSYNLRQVNLIQNFAVNERFALRVAATKVKRDGWIDQQQDFTDYNLPDHGFIPDGIPDVDQRRNKKVSRSDYYYNRDEWAARIAARFAVTENVEWLLSYEKFQNSGAGQVAMKDCDQAAGTRFACEGGKWDVKINVPGRTDMSIDTVRSNLNWFLNDANSIEYNVAFATQKRSQIADDDGGYHEIPSQVTAHLPVPAEGDWGVWPIRDNTSITVDSKYKSFVHELQFKHQGERVNLVSGLFWMHEKNAINYAQELLVNAPYGFPISQYYHQPNRQIDAKAIFSQADWHFAPTWTATIGARYSRDEKTDRGGQVYGGWDASTPAYYNGLYNPGTPGEPGFRPHNGRDLTEKMGPYGGTGAYALWGPPAENAHSESWRKVTWRLGLTKDLSEDEILFTSLSTGYKAGGFGDKDDICGGKVCLDGPAGPQYSFFPYKPETITNFEIGYKGLLLDRRLSLAVTAFYSRYKDMQVTGDFYAAKVHVNEPCPDWDPTCDVVKKWQTVNVGTVNIPGVEVEVDFLPTPNTRIGGFFSYINSKIKDYPTYSDEWNCGVREEFGAVPCPEPYAGPDPTLAGRQVYDITGNHLPMTPKFTAGINASHTFKLGNGYELVPWVNVKWQDKMYFTLRNLDNPHISDGQKAYAKVDASISLQSPSFWRAELYVLNATDKMTKNWADDAGGFIRAYWNDPRTVGLRVRFDY, from the coding sequence ATGAAGAAGCATCCCCGTGCTGTTCGCCCGACCGGCATCGCCGCCGCGGTGGCTGCCGTGCTGCTCAGCTGTACCGCCCTGCCCGCCCTTGCCCAGGCCACCGCGCAGGAAGATGCGCCCAAGCCCGGCAAGGACGCGGCCCACACCACGCTCGACACGGTGCGCGTCTCGGCCACACGCGTGGAATCGGACCTGCTGAAGACGCCGGTGACGGTCACCGCCGTTACCCAGGAAGCGCTCACCCGCCAGGGCATCCGCGATGTGCGTGGCCTGTCCGGCAGCATGCCGAACCTGCAGATCGCCTCCGGCCCGGATTCGGGCGTACAGGTCAGCATCCGCGGCATCGGCGCGAACAACTTCACCGAAATCGGCGACCCGGCGGTCGGCCTGCATGTGGCCGGCCTGTACTCGCCGCGCCCGCAGGGTGCGCTGGCGCTGATGTTCGACGTGGACCAGGTGGAAGTGCTGCGCGGCCCGCAGGGCACGCTGTTCGGCCGCAACTCCACCGGCGGCAGCATCAACATCATCCCGGCCAAGCCGCGCTTTGATTCCACCTTCGGCAGCACCGAGCTGGAGGTGGGCAGCTACAACCTGCGCCAGGTGAACCTGATCCAGAACTTCGCCGTCAACGAGCGCTTCGCGCTGCGCGTGGCAGCGACCAAGGTCAAACGTGATGGCTGGATCGACCAGCAGCAGGACTTCACCGATTACAACCTGCCCGACCACGGCTTCATTCCGGACGGCATTCCCGATGTCGACCAGCGCCGCAACAAGAAGGTCTCGCGCAGCGATTACTACTACAACCGTGACGAATGGGCCGCACGCATCGCTGCGCGCTTTGCCGTCACCGAAAACGTGGAATGGCTGCTGTCGTACGAGAAGTTCCAGAATTCCGGCGCCGGCCAGGTGGCGATGAAGGACTGCGACCAGGCCGCCGGCACCCGTTTCGCCTGCGAAGGCGGCAAATGGGACGTGAAGATCAACGTGCCCGGCCGCACCGACATGTCCATCGACACGGTGCGCTCGAACCTGAACTGGTTCCTCAACGATGCCAACAGCATCGAGTACAACGTGGCCTTCGCCACGCAGAAGCGCTCGCAGATTGCCGATGACGATGGTGGCTACCACGAGATTCCCTCGCAGGTGACCGCCCACCTGCCGGTGCCGGCCGAAGGCGACTGGGGCGTCTGGCCGATCCGTGACAACACCTCGATCACGGTGGATTCCAAGTACAAATCCTTCGTGCACGAACTGCAGTTCAAGCACCAGGGCGAACGGGTGAACCTGGTGTCGGGCCTGTTCTGGATGCATGAAAAGAACGCGATCAACTACGCCCAGGAGCTGCTGGTCAACGCGCCCTATGGCTTCCCGATCAGCCAGTACTACCACCAGCCGAACCGGCAGATCGATGCCAAGGCGATCTTCTCGCAGGCCGACTGGCACTTCGCCCCGACCTGGACGGCCACCATCGGCGCGCGCTACAGCCGCGACGAGAAGACCGACCGTGGCGGCCAGGTCTACGGTGGCTGGGATGCTTCGACCCCGGCCTACTACAACGGCCTGTACAACCCGGGCACGCCGGGCGAACCCGGCTTCCGCCCTCACAACGGTCGTGACCTGACCGAGAAGATGGGCCCCTATGGTGGCACCGGTGCCTACGCGCTGTGGGGGCCGCCGGCCGAGAACGCGCATTCGGAGTCGTGGCGCAAGGTCACCTGGCGGCTGGGCCTGACCAAGGACCTGTCCGAGGACGAGATCCTGTTCACCTCGCTGTCCACCGGCTACAAGGCCGGCGGCTTCGGCGACAAGGACGACATCTGTGGTGGCAAGGTCTGCCTGGACGGCCCGGCCGGCCCGCAGTACTCGTTCTTCCCGTACAAGCCGGAAACCATCACCAACTTCGAGATCGGCTACAAGGGCCTGCTGCTGGACCGCCGCCTGAGCCTGGCGGTGACCGCGTTCTACAGCCGTTACAAGGACATGCAGGTGACCGGCGATTTCTACGCCGCCAAGGTACACGTCAACGAGCCCTGCCCGGACTGGGACCCGACCTGCGATGTGGTCAAGAAGTGGCAGACCGTCAACGTCGGCACGGTGAACATTCCCGGCGTGGAAGTGGAAGTGGACTTCCTGCCGACGCCCAACACCCGTATCGGCGGCTTCTTCTCCTACATCAACAGCAAGATCAAGGATTACCCGACCTACAGCGACGAGTGGAACTGCGGCGTGCGCGAGGAGTTCGGCGCGGTGCCGTGCCCGGAACCGTATGCCGGCCCGGACCCGACGCTGGCCGGCCGCCAGGTCTACGACATCACCGGCAACCACCTGCCGATGACGCCGAAGTTCACCGCCGGCATCAACGCCTCGCACACCTTCAAGCTGGGCAACGGCTACGAGCTGGTGCCGTGGGTGAACGTGAAGTGGCAGGACAAGATGTACTTCACCCTGCGCAACCTGGACAACCCGCACATCTCCGACGGGCAGAAGGCCTATGCCAAGGTCGATGCCAGCATCAGCCTGCAGTCGCCGTCGTTCTGGCGTGCCGAGCTGTACGTGCTCAACGCCACCGACAAGATGACCAAGAACTGGGCCGACGATGCCGGCGGCTTCATCCGCGCCTACTGGAACGACCCGCGCACGGTCGGCCTGCGCGTGCGCTTCGACTACTGA
- a CDS encoding family 20 glycosylhydrolase gives MKASLRIDVLLACMALAGIGHGALAQAAEVRDTTVRPLVPAPQTLTPAKGELYFRTVSVQAQGSAPKARQALDAALYALGIPTNGSGSGNGTGSATVRLQLIDDPALGEEGYRLVIGEDITLSARTDTGLLHAVQTLRQLLPARPQRELRLPRLSIADAPAYRWRGVSLDVARSFLPMAYLERHIDRMALFKLNRLHLHLTDDQGWRIQINGYPKLTEIGGGSAVEGGRAGFYTQDELKHLVAYAQARGVTIVPEIDMPGHVQAALASYNTLACDNVTNLAPYSGVEVGFSVLCLEKPEAIYPFVQAVLEQVVAIFPSTEIHIGGDEIKHPLYADFVSRAAAIVDGMGRTPIVWEEGSVATLKPNALLQLWNDGYDIAPAVAKGHPLILSPCSYLYVDHGNHAGQPGADWCRKEGLPLQRVYQFDPAPFKTAVGIEAALWTEFVHTDADTDARLWPRLAAVAELAWSPAGTRDYAGFVQRLDGLRPQLDALGVQYYAEPDLGWNAPAKHK, from the coding sequence ATGAAGGCATCACTCAGGATCGACGTTCTGCTCGCCTGCATGGCCCTGGCCGGGATCGGCCACGGCGCACTGGCCCAGGCCGCCGAGGTACGCGACACCACCGTGCGGCCGCTGGTTCCCGCGCCGCAGACATTGACCCCTGCCAAGGGCGAACTGTATTTCCGCACTGTGTCGGTGCAGGCGCAGGGCAGCGCCCCCAAGGCCCGGCAGGCGCTGGACGCTGCGCTGTACGCGCTGGGTATCCCCACGAATGGCAGCGGATCGGGCAACGGAACGGGCAGTGCCACGGTGCGCCTGCAACTGATCGATGATCCGGCACTGGGTGAGGAGGGCTACCGGCTGGTCATCGGCGAGGACATCACGCTCAGCGCCCGCACCGATACCGGCTTGCTGCATGCGGTGCAGACCCTGCGCCAGCTGCTGCCGGCACGACCGCAGCGCGAGCTTCGCCTGCCGCGTCTTTCCATCGCCGATGCCCCGGCCTATCGCTGGCGCGGTGTCTCGCTGGACGTGGCGCGCAGCTTCCTGCCGATGGCCTACCTGGAACGGCACATCGACCGCATGGCGCTGTTCAAGTTGAACCGGCTGCACCTGCACCTGACCGATGACCAGGGCTGGCGCATCCAGATCAACGGCTACCCGAAGCTGACCGAGATCGGCGGGGGCAGCGCGGTGGAAGGCGGCCGTGCCGGCTTCTACACGCAGGACGAACTGAAGCATCTGGTGGCCTATGCCCAGGCGCGCGGCGTGACCATCGTGCCGGAGATCGACATGCCCGGCCACGTGCAGGCCGCCTTGGCCTCGTACAACACGCTGGCCTGCGACAACGTGACCAACCTGGCGCCGTATTCCGGCGTCGAAGTGGGCTTCAGCGTGCTCTGCCTGGAAAAGCCCGAGGCCATCTATCCGTTCGTGCAGGCGGTGCTGGAACAGGTGGTGGCGATCTTCCCCTCCACCGAGATCCACATCGGCGGTGATGAGATCAAGCATCCGCTGTATGCCGATTTCGTGTCACGCGCCGCCGCGATCGTCGATGGCATGGGCCGCACGCCGATCGTCTGGGAAGAGGGCTCGGTGGCCACCCTGAAGCCCAACGCCCTGCTGCAGCTGTGGAACGATGGCTACGACATCGCCCCGGCCGTGGCCAAGGGCCACCCGCTGATCCTGTCGCCGTGTTCCTACCTGTATGTCGACCACGGCAACCATGCCGGGCAGCCGGGTGCTGACTGGTGCCGCAAGGAAGGCCTGCCGCTGCAGCGCGTGTACCAGTTCGATCCGGCGCCGTTCAAGACCGCCGTCGGCATCGAGGCGGCACTGTGGACCGAATTCGTGCACACCGACGCCGACACCGATGCGCGCCTGTGGCCGCGCCTTGCCGCCGTGGCGGAGCTGGCCTGGAGCCCGGCCGGTACGCGCGATTACGCCGGCTTCGTGCAGCGCCTGGACGGCCTGCGCCCGCAGTTGGACGCGCTGGGCGTGCAGTACTACGCCGAACCGGACCTGGGCTGGAACGCGCCGGCCAAGCACAAGTGA
- a CDS encoding alpha/beta hydrolase — MTIRTPSLHPSDLLGHVRHGNGPIPVLVLHDWLGDHTGYDALLPYLDAQRFCHVFADLRGYGLSREQAPTCRVQDIAADCLALADHLGWSRFHVMGHSMTGMVTQRLAADAPARIISAIALCPVSAAGNRLPPDARAFFASTTTDDAALARLLRFVSGGMSADWVAAKVQQNRASVAPAAREGYLQMLVNTDFVAEVQGIATPFLVIVGDRDPGLDADAMARTFLAWHPQATLAVMQGCGHYPMAQQPAHLAALMATFLSR; from the coding sequence TTGACTATCCGCACACCTTCGCTCCACCCTTCCGACCTGCTCGGCCACGTCCGCCATGGCAACGGCCCGATCCCGGTGCTGGTCCTGCACGACTGGCTGGGCGATCACACCGGCTATGACGCCCTGCTGCCTTACCTGGATGCGCAGCGGTTCTGCCATGTCTTCGCCGATCTTCGCGGCTATGGACTGTCCAGGGAACAGGCCCCCACCTGCCGTGTGCAGGACATCGCCGCCGACTGCCTGGCGTTGGCCGACCACCTGGGCTGGTCACGCTTCCATGTGATGGGCCATTCAATGACCGGCATGGTGACCCAGCGCCTGGCCGCCGATGCACCTGCACGCATCATCAGTGCCATCGCGCTGTGCCCGGTGTCCGCGGCCGGCAACCGTCTGCCGCCGGACGCACGCGCCTTCTTCGCCAGCACCACCACCGACGATGCGGCACTGGCGCGGCTGTTGCGCTTCGTGTCGGGCGGCATGTCCGCCGACTGGGTGGCGGCCAAGGTGCAGCAGAACCGGGCCAGCGTGGCACCGGCCGCACGGGAGGGCTATCTGCAGATGTTGGTGAACACCGATTTCGTTGCGGAGGTGCAGGGCATCGCCACGCCGTTCCTGGTCATCGTGGGCGACCGCGATCCGGGGCTGGATGCCGATGCCATGGCGCGCACCTTCCTGGCGTGGCACCCCCAGGCCACGCTGGCGGTGATGCAGGGGTGCGGGCATTACCCGATGGCGCAGCAGCCGGCGCACCTTGCGGCGTTGATGGCGACGTTCCTGTCGCGGTAA
- a CDS encoding sigma-70 family RNA polymerase sigma factor, giving the protein MSQAGSTWARIFTEHGSTLRGFFLRRGAREEAEDLVQETYLRMLRARETRGESIANPEAYLYTVALNLAREQGVRSQQNPLQGEDIEEFSHLLRSSDAAEDDAVRQQRQRRLQELLSTLPDRTRAVLVMQYRDGLSYLQIAERMGISTHMVKKHVVNGLAACRRALAAQGEAW; this is encoded by the coding sequence GTGTCCCAGGCGGGCAGCACATGGGCCAGGATCTTCACCGAGCACGGCTCTACGCTGCGCGGCTTCTTCCTGCGCCGTGGCGCGCGCGAGGAGGCCGAGGATCTGGTGCAGGAAACCTACCTGCGCATGCTGCGTGCCCGCGAGACCCGTGGCGAGAGCATCGCCAACCCGGAGGCCTACCTGTACACCGTGGCGCTGAATCTTGCGCGCGAACAGGGCGTGCGCTCCCAGCAGAATCCGCTGCAGGGTGAGGACATCGAGGAATTCTCCCATCTGCTGCGCAGCAGCGATGCTGCCGAGGATGATGCCGTGCGCCAGCAACGCCAACGCCGCCTGCAGGAACTGCTGTCCACCCTGCCCGACCGTACCCGCGCGGTACTGGTGATGCAGTACCGCGATGGCCTGAGTTACCTGCAGATTGCCGAACGGATGGGCATTTCCACGCACATGGTGAAGAAACACGTGGTCAATGGCCTGGCGGCCTGCCGCCGTGCGCTGGCCGCACAGGGAGAAGCCTGGTGA